From the Primulina tabacum isolate GXHZ01 chromosome 3, ASM2559414v2, whole genome shotgun sequence genome, one window contains:
- the LOC142538946 gene encoding uncharacterized protein LOC142538946, whose amino-acid sequence MASVEESIGKFSKTVAKFCNHLQSSGAALKESVDRRPIPLDSASTTFIQSVNRRVNAAGVDLNMLESMTFGTVSFEELLGHCNEVLKKNQSDLLALHDHLCSSSNYNPPLDLDEDFDVEDCDLDNFSTGSEDLGLKKNNLVEEEDSLLDDSLSLKKFGISDVCLATIASQDRRMDEPDFDPHMDSLEPIQGETRDNLNQGKICLLKVSRDDYESLPKHMKGLASWEDLSTAVEKMNAYIGRKQQDSFRQEEIELLELGFKARSYLLLLIKMNRVNVETKTGVISYRVLQQ is encoded by the exons ATGGCGTCCGTGGAGGAGTCGATTGGGAAATTCAGCAAGACGGTGGCGAAATTCTGCAACCACCTCCAAAGTAGCGGTGCAGCACTCAAAGAGTCCGTCGACCGCCGTCCCATACCTCTCG ACTCTGCGTCCACTACCTTCATACAAAGCGTTAATCGGAGGGTAAATGCTGCTGGTGTTGACTTGAACATGCTGGAATCGATGACCTTCGGAACGGTTTCCTTTGAGGAGCTTTTGGGACACTGCAATGAGGTCTTGAAGAAGAATCAAAGCGATCTTCTTGCCCTCCACGATCACCTCTGCTCCTCATCCAACTATAACCCTCCTC TTGATTTAGATGAAGATTTTGACGTAGAAGATTGCGATTTGGACAATTTCTCCACGGGTAGTGAAGATTTGGGATTGAAAAAGAATAACTTGGTTGAAGAAGAAGACTCTTT GCTTGATGATTCACTGAGTTTAAAGAAGTTTGGAATTTCTGACGTTTGTCTTGCAACAATTGCATCTCAAG ATAGGAGAATGGATGAACCTGATTTTGACCCCCACATGGATAGTTTGGAACCGATCCAAG GTGAAACAAGAGACAATTTAAACCAAGGTaaaatttgtcttttaaaagtcTCGAGAGATGATTATGAAAGTCTTCCCAAACACATGAAAGGTTTGGCATCTTGGGAG GATCTATCTACTGCTGTTGAAAAGATGAACGCATACATAGGGAGGAAACAGCAAGACTCGTTCCGTCAAGAGGAAATTGAATTGCTAGAACTGG GTTTCAAAGCAAGATCATATCTTCTGCTGCTCATAAAAATGAATCGGGTGAATGTCGAGACGAAGACAGGTGTGATCTCTTACAGAGTATTGCAACAATGA